The Mycobacterium seoulense genomic interval AACCGGCGATCCCCGCGGCCAATTCGATCAGCCGCTCGTGCTCGGCGTCGATGGCGTCCGTCGCCACGGCCTGCGCGTTACCAATCGCCTCGTTGATGCGTTGCTCGACCGTGTCGGCGCCGAGCCGCAGTAACCCGTCGTCGATCTGCAGGCCGGTCAGGCACAGCCGCGCGTTGAGGGTCGCCTCGACGGTCTCGGATTCGTCGGTCGCACTGAATGATTCCGTGTTTGTCCGGTATTGCTGGTCTTCCAAGGCAGACTGAAACCGCTGCGCTTGCCGCAGCGCCTCTGCCACCTGGGGGTGCATCTCGATGGTCATTCGGGGTCCTTACTTGTCGGGGCCTGCTGCCTTGCGTGGGCGATTACCGATTACGCCTTCGGTCCACGGCCGCTCCTCGGTGTAGAGCGAGTCGTCGTCGGACTGCACACGTTTGCCCTTGCCCTGGTTCTGCCCCTGCCCTGCGCCCCCCATCGGAGCC includes:
- a CDS encoding YbaB/EbfC family nucleoid-associated protein, with amino-acid sequence MTIEMHPQVAEALRQAQRFQSALEDQQYRTNTESFSATDESETVEATLNARLCLTGLQIDDGLLRLGADTVEQRINEAIGNAQAVATDAIDAEHERLIELAAGIAGSLKETFGLA